Sequence from the Asterias amurensis chromosome 14, ASM3211899v1 genome:
TAGCAGATGGCAAAAATTACAGTGACAAtgaggaatgttttcaacatctTTTCTTGATCCGCTTGTGCTTTTTTCTGACGGTTACGGTTCAGTTGTAGATCTTGCCGTTTACTGACTTTGATGATGCGATAGTAGACAAAAAACATGGTCGTCACAGGACCTATGTCACCAAAAATGAGGTTCAGAATATCAACAATTGCAGAGCTGTGTTCTAGAAGACATACAACTGGAGCTTTTAGGAAAACACTATTCACTCCAAAGATTAGCTTGATTCCAATTGGccaacaaaatgaaaagcacGATGCAAAAACTACAAGCATGATGAAGCGACGTCGGGTACACCATATCGGGAACTTATACGGCCGTGTGACGGCGATATACCGTTCAATGTTAAGAAACGAAACAGACAGAATTGACATCATGAAAGATGCATATGTAACTACAGCAACAACTTCGCAAACGAACTGTCCGTAGACCCATTTTTCTGTGGCTGATGGCACGACACTTTCTGTGGCTGATGGCACGACACTGAGTAGTGAAATGATCCCAACTGTTAAGTCATACAACGAGAGAGTAGTCAGTAGAACCTTAGTACTGTCGGCCAAAGTTGAGACACCACGCACCACAGCAATCGAGAGAATATTCCCCGAAATGATCAGCAAACCAATGATAACAATGAAAAATGTACGGATAACAATAAACGATTCAGGCAAACCCGAAGGGGCTGTAGTTGTCGTAGTGTTCATTGTTTCTCTACTCATCGTTCAACAGTCAAAAGCTAAACACGTTCATCAACAGACAGGTCTTCAACAGGCTGGTCTTCAGCTATATATGCAGctatctcctgaagacgatcagagcatactgatcgaaacgtcgacttgaaaccaacggttcttttcagaaccatcccaactcatttagagattatcattacatggtgttaccacaaatctTTCtattatcgtatttccaccatgcaaagtttcaaatcatactaaTGCAAAGTTGCAAATCACGGCTTGTCATCAGATGTTCGTTGTTCGCAGTTAGCTACGATATTAGTGTGCTCAGTGACTTGATATACCAACTTGTATGTATTTCTTCCAAAGTAGGTCCATACATTAACATGCAGTCCAGTACATATCAAAAGGACTGCCATTTTTATCGCTATTATTATAACAAGTTTCCGTTCACCGTTTGATGTCTCTGAATTCCTCTCAAAGGTTTTCCCCTTGTCTGAACAAAAACGACAAGACACTGTAGTTTAGAGCAAATTTGAGCGTGCACAATGGTTTAATTAAAGGTCGGCTAATTTTAATAGCAGCCAAACTTGTTGACTTTTAGTTGACTACTGTAGTCGACCATTAGAACCAGCCTCATAACCATGCTTTCTTTCCTGACTGGTAGCCAATTGTTTCTTGCTAACCGTGTAGAGCACAGAAGGGAACTCCAGTAGACCCATACAAATACTCCTTCTACCCTCGATCCATCCGACTATGGAACCAGCTTCCGCTGTGATGTCTCCTTCAATAGCAGCATTCAAGTGAAACTGCCCTACCAGCTATCAGAGGGATGAGGCTACATGTCGGCTCACATCTCCTCTAATTCATCCTTCAGTTTTTATCGTCTATTATCAGTTTTGTTGTCTTGTCGCCACCTTAACTTCACCTTACTTCTTATGCACTTTGCCTGTGACGTCACTTCTGTACCCTCCTTTTGTTATAACTATAATAGCTGAACAACTAAGGATTTCACCATCGAAGAttgaaaacagcaaaaatatcATGGGGCATTGGAAATGTTGAATGCCAAACTGATGGCGACTAGACTACTTAATATTCGTATAAAAATGGTTCAATAATCACCACTTACTCAAAATTCAAAGGAAACTGTCAAAGCATGCCACCGTTTGAATGGTCATAATTATTTCTGATTGGTTTAGTAAAATCATTAGCTGAAATGTAGCAAACGAACCATAGCATCGTTGCCAGGCAACCAAATGAAACACATTATTTTGCAGTAACAAGGGTGTACTGGGTTGGCTGTGTATGACTATCAATGGTTGGTTAATTATCATTTTacagtattttttgtttgagttgtcctttttgatgtttttttttcttgtccatCAATTGACTTCTTGCATTGCCATTCAATAGTGAAAGACGCATTCATTTAATTAGCCACcgtattattttgatttaattacTTTCTAACAATAATGTTCTGCTATTGAGAGTCAGAGTTCACAAATACTGCCAATGCAAAAACTGAGGTGTTAAAATGTATACTGTGGGTATGGTCATATATCAGTTACCGAAGACAGAATCAAAATTTACAacataggcagtggacactagtggtaattactcaaaataactattatcataaaacctttcttgataacgagttatggggataggttgatagtataaaacattgtgagaaactgctccctctgaagtgttgtagttgtcgagaaagaggtaaatttccacgagtttgatttcgagacctcagatttagaatttgaggtctcgatatcaagcatctgaaagcacacaacttcgtgtgacaagggtgttttttctctctttcatatagttatcttgcaactccgacgacgaattaagcttaaattttcacaggtttgttattttatgcatgttgagatacgtcaagtgtgaagactggtctttgacaattaccaattagtgtccattGTGTTTAAGATGTACAATTGTATTCAATtataattcaatttcaattggcGCAACCGATCTGTTGCAACAAGGAAATCTCTCTAAGAGGATTTTCTTAGCTGTTTGACGAAACACCTTATTGAAGAGGCAGTAGATGATGACATTGAACATACTGTTgctgattaccaaccaaaaaaaaagaaaactaagCGAACGTGGAGTAGATACTCCTAATGACGTCAAGGTTTTCAAGGTTAGATGTGGTGTGTAACATCCAGCAAATGTCAACGTAACAACAAGGAACGTCTTGAGAGCTTTGTTGTCATGATTATTGTTTGCCTCGTTGTTGCCATTTTGATTCAGTCGCTGTTCATGTTGGCGACTGATTTTAATCAAACGATAGTAAATATATGACATTGATATTGTTGGAAATATATCCGCAGAAACTAGGGTAAAAATTCGAATTGTAAAAGGGGCTTCAACAAAATTACACAGTTGTAGtatatcatcaaattttgcaggTTCATTGGATGCAACAACGATTAAAAAACTATAACAAACACTGATTATTGCCTGGAAAAGCACAGCCAATATAACCCGAAATCTGGTGCACCACACAGTAAACTTGTAGGGTCGGGTTACAGCTATAAACCGTTCAATGTTAAGACTAACAATCGAAAACATCGACATTGGAAAACACATGGTGATTAATAAATTGACCAGATCGCATCCCACAACATCAAAAGGCCAGCCGTCCAGAGCCGACGCTACAGTACTGGGTAATGCAAGAAATCCAACCAGGAGATCGAATACAGCCAGTGATGTCATCAGAACCTTGGTGCTGTCAGCTAAGTTGGTTACACGGCGTGTCACGGCAATTGAGAGAATATTCCCAGATATAATCAGCAGTGCAATGATGGCGATGAAACAAGAACGGAGTGCGACGAGGACTGGGGACAGACCCACAGAGTATGTGGATGTAGAGTTCATATTCTCAATGGGCATTTTCGTTGGTTGTCTTCAAATCCAATCTTCAAGCTTTCCGAATTAGTTCTTAACCTGTCATTATACGGAGGGCAACGGAGATATCAGACCCGATTGGACTGTGGAATGTAGAGTTAGATCATGTCGAATGATCGTTGTTTTAGCAAATATTCAATCTTCAGCAATATCACAAAACCTAGAATGTTTCCGACAGTATCAATGAGTTAACAGTAACACATTATCAATCATTCATGGGCTTTCGTCGAGTAGGCCTACgtcaaaaaaaattgtcatggcataaataaataaccacTCTTCATAAACAAAGAGGATCAGGCTAGAGTGGGCTCTGTCGACTGTTTTGATTTTAGCCCGATAAAGACACAACTTTAAGAATCCAGATTGTCCGCCTCAATAGAATTTGAGCTCAGCCCGTCAGGTCGAAGCCACACACATCATTTAAATTCAGTTAAAATACCAAGTGAAAACAACTATCTCAGCAGCAGGCAAACTGATCAATGACATAAACGATTGAAGTATAGCGACTTTACTATGCTAGTTTCGACAGAACTTTTGTGCAGGCAGCTGTCACTTCCGACAGTATCTCATAGTTAAAGTAACATCAGTTCCAATGCCTTCCAAGAGTAGCCTACTACGTGTCCACACAAGTTCTCATGAGCATCAACTGTTCCAAGACTAACCTGCTAGGATTTACTCTGAGCAATGTGTTCCAGAATAGCCTGATGAAGACATAACTTGTGACGAATCTATAGTCTAGATTACTCGCAGTAGAATAGCGAGAGCAGTGCTTCAGGGTCGAGGACACACACATCTCTCAAACTCTGTtagaacatggaggtagaatgccAAGTGAACACTCTATCCCAACAGCAGGCAGACTGATCAATGGCACATAAACGATCAAACGAGAACAAATATTGACAGAACTTATGTGCAGTCACTGTCACTTACAATAAATAAGCCGATGGATTAATCAACTTACCATTAGGCTCTTATTTACCAGCTCTCTGTGAAAGCTATTAGCATCGTCATTCAAAGAGAGACTCATAGCGAAGCCCACAATAATCTGTGTCAGTATTTGTTGACATTGCGTATCAATAAGTGGATGATATTAattaaactgggcccaattttatagagctgcttaaaggcagtggacactattggtaattgtcaaagactagccttatcagttggtgtatctcaacataagcataaaaaaacaaacctcggtcaatcggtcatcgaacttgcgagataataatgaaagaaaaacacccctgtcacacgaagttttgtgcgtttagatggttgatttcgagacctcaagttctaaatctgaggtctcgaaatcaaaatcgtggaaaattacttctgtctcgaaaactatggcacttcagagggagccgtttctcacaatgttttataccatcagcctctccccattactcgtcaccaagaagggttttatgctaataattattttgagtaattaccaatagtgtccactgcctttaaagcagaaaataatattgcttaacaaattactgcttagcaaaaatgaacacgataccagtcacaaattgtacatgtggcatggtatagtttggctggtagacatcatattctggtaagcattattttgttgtgcttagctatttcttgtgcttaagcagctctatgaaattgggccctggtcctgtCAATCATTCATGGGCTTTCGTCGAGTAGGCCTACgtcaaaaaaaattgtcatggcataaataaata
This genomic interval carries:
- the LOC139946759 gene encoding beta-2 adrenergic receptor-like; this translates as MNTTTTTAPSGLPESFIVIRTFFIVIIGLLIISGNILSIAVVRGVSTLADSTKVLLTTLSLYDLTVGIISLLSVVPSATESVVPSATEKWVYGQFVCEVVAVVTYASFMMSILSVSFLNIERYIAVTRPYKFPIWCTRRRFIMLVVFASCFSFCWPIGIKLIFGVNSVFLKAPVVCLLEHSSAIVDILNLIFGDIGPVTTMFFVYYRIIKVSKRQDLQLNRNRQKKAQADQEKMLKTFLIVTVIFAICYTPNFVTYVVTTLMGVTPPPIIEWVVVWLTISNSMFNVFIYCLFNESFRQVAKRIVMGRFVCCKRSVAPVDIEL
- the LOC139947345 gene encoding histamine H2 receptor-like, which translates into the protein MPIENMNSTSTYSVGLSPVLVALRSCFIAIIALLIISGNILSIAVTRRVTNLADSTKVLMTSLAVFDLLVGFLALPSTVASALDGWPFDVVGCDLVNLLITMCFPMSMFSIVSLNIERFIAVTRPYKFTVWCTRFRVILAVLFQAIISVCYSFLIVVASNEPAKFDDILQLCNFVEAPFTIRIFTLVSADIFPTISMSYIYYRLIKISRQHEQRLNQNGNNEANNNHDNKALKTFLVVTLTFAGCYTPHLTLKTLTSLGVSTPRSLSFLFFWLVISNSMFNVIIYCLFNKVFRQTAKKILLERFPCCNRSVAPIEIEL